A window from Bosea sp. ANAM02 encodes these proteins:
- a CDS encoding alpha/beta hydrolase, whose translation MLLTERPVTDNLFPGFRLLDVTTSGPRIRVRMGGEGPPLLLLHGYPQTHVMWRRIAPLLAPHFTLICPDLRGYGDSGKPPSDAEHAPYSKRAMAQDMAEVMSALGHERFFVGSHDRGARVAHRLALDHGERVLKLATLDIAPTREMYRDTTDAFARAYWHWFFLIQPAPMPERMIESDPEFYWTSRRASDMRLFEPEALTEYLRCFRDPAMIHASCEDYRAAATIDIAHDDADGNRKLACPLLALWGERGIIGKCFDPLAMWRERAQDVRGRALPGGHYLAEEVPDLVAAEFSAFFGETA comes from the coding sequence ATGCTTCTCACTGAACGTCCCGTCACAGACAATCTGTTCCCCGGCTTTCGCCTGCTCGACGTCACGACGTCCGGGCCACGCATTCGCGTGCGGATGGGCGGGGAGGGACCGCCGCTCCTGCTGCTGCACGGCTATCCGCAGACGCATGTGATGTGGCGCCGGATCGCGCCGCTGCTCGCCCCGCATTTCACCCTGATCTGCCCGGATCTGCGTGGCTACGGCGATTCCGGCAAGCCGCCGAGCGACGCCGAGCATGCGCCCTACTCCAAGCGCGCCATGGCGCAGGACATGGCCGAGGTGATGAGCGCGCTCGGGCATGAGCGCTTTTTCGTCGGCTCGCACGATCGCGGCGCCCGCGTCGCCCATCGCCTAGCGCTCGACCATGGCGAGCGGGTGCTCAAGCTCGCCACCCTCGACATCGCGCCGACGCGCGAGATGTATCGCGACACCACCGATGCCTTCGCCCGCGCCTACTGGCACTGGTTCTTCCTGATCCAGCCCGCGCCGATGCCGGAGCGGATGATCGAGAGCGACCCGGAGTTCTACTGGACGAGCCGGCGCGCCTCGGACATGCGCCTGTTCGAGCCGGAGGCGCTTACCGAATACCTGCGCTGCTTCCGCGATCCCGCCATGATCCATGCGAGCTGCGAGGATTATCGCGCCGCCGCGACGATCGACATCGCTCATGACGATGCCGATGGCAACCGCAAGCTCGCCTGCCCGCTGCTGGCGCTCTGGGGCGAGCGCGGCATCATCGGAAAATGCTTCGACCCACTGGCCATGTGGCGCGAGCGTGCGCAGGATGTGCGCGGCCGGGCTCTGCCGGGCGGACATTATCTGGCGGAGGAGGTCCCCGATCTCGTCGCCGCGGAATTCAGCGCCTTCTTCGGAGAGACCGCATGA
- the pheT gene encoding phenylalanine--tRNA ligase subunit beta, with protein MKFTISWLKEHLDTDASVAEITDALTRVGLEVEAIEDRAAALQAFTIAYVIEAKQHPNADRLRVCMVDTGAGEPVQVVCGAPNARTGMKGVFSPPGSYIPGKKVTLGKGVIRGIESNGMLVSEAELELSDDHDGIIELPADAPVGQPYAPYAGLDDAVIEIAVTPNRADALGVAGIARDLAAAGLGKLKSSAVQPIGGSFPCPVKVTLDFAGEDKKLCPAFALRLVRGVRNGPSPDWLQARLRAVGLRPINALVDITNFMTLDRNRPLHVFDAAKVKGNLTVRRARAGETILALDGKTYMLTDEQVVIADEHGVESLAGIMGGEASGSSETTTDVLIESALWDPLNIARSGRALGINSDARYRFERGVDPDFARPGLDLATAMVIELCGGEASEVEFVGELPASPAAIDFPWSEVKRLTGLELPQAEMQEALTSLGFQVSGAGDRVKVAVPSWRADVGGKADLVEEIVRIAGLDRVASTPLPRIKGEVVKPVLTVLQKRTRTAKRTLAARGLVEAVTWSFISHDQAKLFGGGSPKLALANPIAADLSDMRPSLLPGLIRAAQSNADRGFPDVALFEVGQVFKSDEPEGQLIAATGLRRGTARLDGTGRHWDGGAKTVDLFDAKADVLGLLSGLGVPTGGLQIVAGGPSWAHPGRSATLQFGPKGVIGAFGEVHPKILKALDVKGPLVAFEIHLDALPLPKAKPTKVKPKLVLSDFQPVTRDFAFIVDKAVAAGDMVKTAQGTDRALIANVGVFDLYEGAGVEAGKKSVALAVTLQPTEKTLTEAEIEAVGSKIVAEIGKRYGATLRG; from the coding sequence ATGAAATTCACGATCTCCTGGCTCAAAGAGCATCTCGACACCGACGCCTCCGTTGCGGAGATCACTGATGCCCTGACCCGCGTCGGCCTCGAGGTCGAGGCGATCGAGGATCGCGCCGCCGCGCTCCAGGCCTTCACCATCGCCTATGTCATCGAGGCGAAGCAGCATCCGAATGCCGACCGTCTGCGCGTCTGCATGGTCGATACCGGCGCCGGCGAACCCGTGCAGGTCGTCTGCGGCGCGCCGAACGCCCGCACCGGCATGAAGGGCGTGTTCTCGCCGCCGGGCAGCTATATCCCCGGCAAGAAGGTCACGCTCGGCAAGGGCGTGATCCGCGGCATCGAATCGAACGGCATGCTGGTCTCGGAAGCCGAGCTCGAACTCTCCGACGATCATGACGGCATCATCGAACTGCCGGCGGACGCGCCCGTCGGCCAGCCCTACGCCCCCTATGCCGGGCTCGACGACGCCGTGATCGAGATCGCGGTGACGCCGAACCGGGCGGATGCGCTCGGCGTCGCCGGCATCGCCCGCGATCTCGCTGCCGCCGGCCTCGGCAAGCTGAAGAGCTCAGCCGTCCAGCCGATCGGCGGCTCCTTCCCGTGCCCGGTGAAGGTCACGCTCGATTTCGCCGGGGAGGACAAGAAGCTCTGCCCGGCCTTCGCGCTGCGCCTCGTGCGCGGCGTCAGGAACGGCCCCTCGCCGGATTGGCTGCAGGCGCGTCTGCGCGCCGTCGGCCTCAGGCCCATCAACGCGCTAGTCGACATCACCAATTTCATGACGCTCGACCGCAACCGGCCACTCCACGTCTTCGATGCCGCCAAGGTGAAGGGTAACCTCACCGTCCGCCGCGCCAGGGCGGGCGAGACCATCCTCGCGCTCGACGGCAAGACCTATATGCTGACCGACGAGCAGGTCGTGATCGCTGACGAGCACGGCGTCGAATCGCTTGCCGGCATCATGGGCGGCGAAGCCTCGGGCTCAAGCGAGACGACCACCGACGTCTTGATCGAGAGCGCGCTCTGGGACCCCTTGAACATCGCCCGCTCCGGCCGCGCGCTCGGGATCAATTCGGATGCGCGCTACCGCTTCGAGCGCGGCGTGGATCCCGATTTCGCCCGGCCGGGCCTCGATCTCGCCACCGCGATGGTGATCGAGCTCTGTGGCGGCGAAGCCTCCGAGGTGGAATTCGTGGGCGAGCTGCCGGCCAGCCCCGCCGCGATCGATTTCCCCTGGTCCGAGGTCAAGCGCCTTACCGGGCTCGAACTGCCGCAGGCCGAGATGCAGGAGGCTCTCACCTCGCTCGGCTTCCAAGTCTCGGGCGCCGGTGATCGAGTGAAGGTCGCAGTCCCGTCATGGCGAGCCGATGTCGGCGGCAAGGCCGATCTCGTCGAGGAGATCGTCCGCATCGCCGGTCTCGACCGCGTCGCCTCGACGCCGCTGCCGCGCATCAAGGGCGAGGTCGTCAAGCCGGTGCTGACCGTGCTGCAGAAGCGCACCCGCACCGCCAAGCGCACCCTCGCGGCGCGCGGCCTCGTCGAGGCCGTGACCTGGTCCTTCATCTCGCATGATCAGGCGAAGCTCTTCGGCGGCGGTTCGCCGAAGCTGGCGCTCGCCAACCCGATCGCCGCCGATCTCTCGGATATGCGGCCCTCGCTGCTGCCGGGCCTGATCCGCGCCGCGCAGAGCAATGCCGATCGCGGCTTCCCGGATGTGGCGCTGTTCGAGGTCGGGCAGGTCTTCAAGAGCGACGAGCCGGAAGGCCAGCTCATCGCCGCGACCGGCCTGCGCCGTGGCACCGCCCGCCTCGACGGTACCGGCCGCCACTGGGATGGCGGCGCAAAAACCGTCGACCTGTTCGACGCCAAGGCAGATGTGCTCGGCCTGCTCTCGGGGCTCGGCGTCCCGACCGGCGGCCTCCAGATCGTCGCGGGCGGCCCGTCCTGGGCTCATCCCGGCCGCTCGGCCACGCTGCAGTTCGGCCCCAAGGGCGTGATCGGCGCCTTCGGCGAGGTCCATCCCAAGATCCTCAAGGCGCTTGACGTGAAGGGTCCGCTGGTCGCTTTCGAGATCCATCTCGATGCGCTGCCGCTGCCCAAGGCCAAGCCGACCAAGGTCAAGCCGAAGCTCGTGCTCTCCGATTTCCAGCCGGTGACGCGCGATTTCGCCTTCATCGTCGACAAGGCGGTGGCGGCCGGCGACATGGTCAAGACGGCGCAGGGTACGGATCGCGCGCTGATCGCCAATGTCGGTGTCTTCGATCTCTACGAGGGTGCGGGCGTCGAGGCCGGCAAGAAGTCGGTCGCGCTCGCGGTCACCTTGCAGCCGACCGAGAAGACGCTGACCGAAGCCGAGATCGAGGCCGTGGGCAGCAAGATCGTCGCCGAGATCGGCAAGCGCTACGGCGCGACGCTGAGGGGCTGA
- a CDS encoding ceramide glucosyltransferase — protein sequence MTPAGWAAVIAVLLVAMNLASQAIAFWRLRRPLQRSALLDELPQVTIVRPVRGIEAFSRETAVSGLELAYPRYSTIFCVADAHDPIIPLIEELVGIYGADKARLIVGDVPVSANPKLNNCVRGWEAAQTDWVILADSNVLMPKDYIQRMLAAWQPATGLVCSTPAGSRPLCFGAEVECAFLNAFQARWQYVGEALGLGFAQGKSMLWNKPFLDANGGIAALGAEIAEDAASTKLVRNTGRQVHLVGQPFEQPLGRRRLRDVVQRQFRWARLRRVTFLPFFALEILSTPFLAAILAAFGASTLGLSAGLAPLLVLLVWYAGDILLSAGVGWFLNWRSPFAMLARDIAFPGIWAYAFIGGEVSWRGNAMKIRTDGANRLNDTAPTLSAASTKISD from the coding sequence ATGACGCCTGCGGGCTGGGCGGCGGTGATCGCCGTGCTGCTGGTCGCGATGAACCTGGCGAGTCAGGCCATCGCGTTCTGGCGGCTGCGCCGGCCCCTGCAGCGCTCCGCCCTGCTCGACGAACTGCCGCAAGTGACGATCGTCCGGCCGGTGCGCGGCATCGAGGCCTTCAGCCGCGAGACGGCGGTCTCGGGGCTGGAGCTCGCCTATCCCCGCTACAGCACGATCTTCTGCGTCGCCGACGCCCACGATCCGATCATTCCGCTGATCGAGGAACTGGTCGGCATCTATGGTGCCGACAAGGCCCGCCTGATCGTCGGCGACGTGCCTGTCAGCGCTAACCCCAAGCTCAATAACTGCGTGCGCGGCTGGGAGGCGGCACAGACCGACTGGGTCATCCTCGCCGATTCCAACGTGCTGATGCCCAAGGATTACATTCAGCGCATGCTGGCCGCGTGGCAGCCCGCGACCGGTCTCGTCTGCTCGACGCCGGCCGGTTCCCGGCCGCTATGCTTCGGCGCCGAAGTCGAATGCGCCTTCCTCAACGCCTTCCAGGCGCGCTGGCAATATGTCGGCGAGGCCCTTGGCCTCGGCTTCGCACAGGGCAAGTCGATGCTCTGGAACAAGCCCTTCCTCGACGCCAATGGCGGTATCGCCGCGCTCGGCGCCGAGATCGCCGAGGATGCGGCCTCGACCAAGCTGGTGCGCAATACCGGCCGGCAGGTCCATCTCGTCGGCCAGCCTTTCGAGCAGCCGCTGGGCCGGCGCCGACTGAGGGACGTCGTGCAGCGCCAGTTCCGCTGGGCGCGGTTGCGGCGCGTGACCTTCCTGCCCTTCTTCGCGCTGGAAATCCTCTCCACGCCTTTCCTTGCCGCCATACTGGCCGCCTTCGGCGCTTCGACGCTGGGGCTGTCGGCCGGGCTCGCGCCGCTCCTCGTCCTGCTCGTCTGGTATGCCGGCGATATCCTGCTCTCGGCCGGCGTTGGCTGGTTCCTGAACTGGCGCTCGCCCTTCGCGATGCTGGCACGCGACATCGCCTTTCCCGGCATCTGGGCCTATGCCTTCATCGGCGGCGAGGTGAGCTGGCGCGGCAATGCCATGAAAATCCGTACCGACGGCGCCAACAGGCTCAACGACACGGCCCCGACCTTGTCGGCGGCCAGCACTAAGATTTCCGACTGA
- the pheS gene encoding phenylalanine--tRNA ligase subunit alpha: protein MTDIATLERDVLAAIDSAADEAAVEDVRIGALGKSGSISALLKTLGGMTPDERKEKGPQINGLRDRVQSAIAARKEALGEAALEARLASERVDVSLPVQDGPEARGRIHPISQVIDEITAIFGDMGFAIAEGPDVETDDLNFTRLNFPVGHPAREMHDTFFFAPDENGERKLLRTHTSPVQVRTMLAQQPPIRVICPGRTYRNDSDQTHTPMFHQVEGLVIDKSANLGHLKWILEEFCKSFFEIDGVKMRFRPSFFPFTEPSMEVDIQCSRKGGEIRFGEGDDWLEILGCGMVHPNVLRNCGLDPEVYQGFAWGMGIDRIAMLKYGMPDLRPFFEADVRWLAHYGFRPLDLPTLTGGLSS, encoded by the coding sequence ATGACCGATATCGCCACCCTGGAACGCGACGTCCTCGCCGCGATCGATTCTGCCGCCGATGAAGCCGCCGTCGAGGATGTGCGCATCGGCGCCCTCGGCAAGTCCGGCTCGATCTCGGCGCTGCTGAAGACGCTCGGCGGCATGACGCCGGACGAGCGCAAGGAGAAGGGCCCGCAGATCAACGGCCTGCGCGACCGTGTCCAGAGCGCGATCGCCGCCCGCAAGGAGGCACTGGGCGAGGCTGCGCTGGAAGCCCGGCTCGCCTCCGAGCGCGTCGACGTCTCGCTGCCGGTTCAGGACGGCCCGGAGGCGCGCGGCCGCATCCACCCGATCAGCCAGGTCATCGACGAGATCACGGCGATCTTCGGCGACATGGGCTTCGCCATCGCCGAAGGCCCGGATGTCGAGACCGACGACCTCAACTTCACCAGGCTGAACTTCCCGGTCGGCCATCCCGCCCGCGAGATGCACGATACCTTCTTCTTCGCGCCCGATGAGAACGGCGAGCGCAAGCTGCTGCGCACGCATACCTCGCCGGTGCAGGTCCGCACCATGCTGGCACAGCAGCCGCCGATCCGGGTGATCTGCCCGGGCCGGACCTATCGCAACGATTCCGACCAGACCCACACCCCGATGTTCCATCAGGTCGAGGGGCTGGTCATCGACAAGTCCGCCAATCTCGGCCACCTCAAGTGGATCCTCGAAGAGTTCTGCAAGTCCTTCTTCGAGATCGACGGCGTGAAGATGCGCTTCCGCCCGTCCTTCTTCCCCTTCACCGAGCCTTCGATGGAGGTCGACATCCAGTGCTCGCGCAAGGGCGGCGAAATCCGCTTCGGCGAGGGCGACGACTGGCTGGAGATTCTCGGCTGCGGCATGGTCCATCCGAACGTGCTCAGGAACTGCGGGCTCGACCCCGAGGTCTATCAGGGCTTCGCCTGGGGCATGGGCATCGACCGCATCGCCATGCTGAAATACGGCATGCCGGACCTGCGCCCCTTCTTCGAGGCCGATGTGCGCTGGCTTGCCCATTACGGCTTCCGCCCGCTCGATCTGCCGACGCTGACGGGCGGCCTCTCCTCATGA
- a CDS encoding TIGR00730 family Rossman fold protein, which yields MQEDALPDNTRQKESPSYRMAALDPDFILGDSMRGARFMLEYQKAEDSLRARGVVSTIVVFGSARVREGNPWYEAARSFGRIASERGGALREGEAGRHHVIATGGGPGIMEAANRGATEAGAISIGFNITLPHEQEPNAWSTPDLTFLFHYFAMRKMHLAMRAVALVVFPGGFGTLDELFEIMTLVQTGKMGPVPIVLYDSGYWKGLLNLDRMAEAGFIRPDDLKLFAYADSPEEAYDRIVEGAGEGWNPPKNGSVQT from the coding sequence ATGCAGGAGGATGCCTTGCCCGACAACACCCGCCAGAAGGAATCGCCCTCCTACCGGATGGCCGCGCTCGACCCGGATTTCATCCTCGGCGATTCGATGCGCGGTGCGCGCTTCATGCTGGAATACCAGAAGGCGGAGGACAGCCTGAGGGCGCGCGGCGTCGTCTCGACCATCGTCGTCTTCGGCTCGGCGCGGGTGCGCGAGGGCAATCCCTGGTATGAGGCCGCCCGCAGCTTCGGACGTATCGCCTCCGAGCGCGGCGGGGCGCTCCGCGAGGGCGAGGCCGGGCGGCACCACGTCATCGCCACGGGCGGCGGGCCGGGCATCATGGAAGCGGCCAATCGCGGCGCCACCGAGGCCGGCGCGATCTCGATCGGCTTCAACATCACCCTGCCGCACGAGCAGGAGCCGAATGCCTGGTCGACGCCGGACCTGACCTTCCTGTTCCACTATTTCGCGATGCGGAAGATGCATCTGGCGATGCGGGCGGTGGCGCTCGTCGTCTTCCCCGGCGGCTTCGGCACGCTCGATGAACTCTTCGAGATCATGACGCTGGTCCAGACCGGCAAGATGGGGCCGGTGCCGATCGTGCTCTACGATTCCGGTTACTGGAAGGGCCTGCTCAATCTCGACCGCATGGCCGAGGCCGGCTTCATCCGGCCGGACGACCTCAAGCTGTTCGCTTACGCGGATTCGCCGGAGGAAGCCTATGACCGGATCGTCGAAGGCGCCGGCGAAGGCTGGAACCCGCCGAAGAACGGCAGCGTGCAGACGTAA
- the rplT gene encoding 50S ribosomal protein L20 gives MARVKRGVTAHAKHKKTFKAAKGFYGRRKNTIRAAKAAVDRSMQYAYRDRKNKKRSFRALWIQRLNAAVREHGLTYSVFIGGLIKSGIELDRKTLSAMAIDDAASFAAVVETVKGVLGAEAKAA, from the coding sequence ATGGCTCGCGTGAAACGGGGCGTTACCGCCCACGCCAAGCACAAGAAGACGTTCAAGGCCGCCAAGGGCTTCTATGGCCGCCGCAAGAATACGATCCGCGCCGCCAAGGCGGCCGTCGATCGCTCGATGCAGTACGCTTATCGCGACCGCAAGAACAAGAAGCGCTCGTTCCGCGCGCTCTGGATCCAGCGTCTCAACGCTGCGGTGCGCGAGCACGGCCTGACCTATTCGGTTTTCATCGGCGGCCTGATCAAGTCGGGCATCGAGCTGGACCGCAAGACCCTCTCGGCCATGGCCATCGACGATGCAGCCTCGTTCGCTGCGGTTGTCGAGACGGTCAAGGGCGTGCTGGGCGCCGAGGCCAAGGCTGCGTAA
- the rpmI gene encoding 50S ribosomal protein L35: MPKIKTKSAAKKRFKITGTGKVLYAQAGKRHGMIKRTNKQIRNHRGTTTLFEGDAANVKKFFLPNG; this comes from the coding sequence ATGCCCAAGATCAAGACCAAATCGGCCGCCAAAAAGCGGTTCAAGATCACCGGTACCGGCAAGGTGCTCTACGCCCAGGCCGGCAAGCGTCACGGGATGATCAAGCGGACCAACAAGCAGATCCGCAATCACCGCGGCACCACGACCCTCTTCGAGGGCGATGCTGCCAACGTGAAGAAGTTCTTCCTCCCCAACGGCTGA
- a CDS encoding MFS transporter encodes MPNPYREIFQAPGALAFSSAGFIARLPASMVGLGIVTMLSERRGEYAIAGAVAATFALASALITPQVSRLVDRYGQRRVLMPAATAGALALSGLMLSTWAGAPSWLLFVFALLAGLMPSIGAMVRARWTEFYRDTPQLRTAFAFESVVDEVIFIVGPIVAIGLSVSLFPEAGPLAALIFLVVGVPLLCAQRRSEPPVRGDVAADGASVIGVGGIQIVVLVMIAIGAIFGTAEITAVAFAEAQGQKAAASLPLAVYATGSLIVGLVFGALRLKVSLAMQFLAAIALAAATTLPLLAVTGLYSLALVFFMAGAAVSPTIIIAMGLVERLVPARQLTEGMTWAMTGISIGMAAGASAAGILIDAHGAQSGFWISVGAGVAALLVVLIGYGRLLDARRETLVCEAA; translated from the coding sequence ATGCCTAACCCCTATCGCGAAATCTTTCAGGCGCCCGGCGCCTTGGCCTTTTCATCCGCTGGCTTCATCGCCCGCCTGCCGGCTTCCATGGTCGGGCTCGGCATCGTCACCATGCTGTCCGAGCGGCGTGGGGAATATGCGATCGCCGGCGCCGTCGCCGCGACCTTCGCGCTCGCCAGCGCGCTGATCACGCCGCAGGTCTCGCGTCTCGTCGACCGCTACGGCCAGCGCCGCGTGCTGATGCCGGCCGCCACCGCCGGAGCGCTCGCGCTCAGCGGCTTGATGCTCTCGACCTGGGCCGGTGCGCCGAGCTGGCTGCTCTTCGTCTTCGCGCTGCTCGCCGGCCTGATGCCGAGCATCGGTGCGATGGTCCGGGCGCGCTGGACCGAATTCTATCGCGACACCCCGCAATTGCGCACGGCCTTCGCCTTCGAATCGGTGGTCGACGAGGTCATCTTCATCGTCGGGCCGATCGTCGCGATCGGGCTCAGCGTCAGCCTGTTTCCCGAGGCCGGGCCGCTCGCCGCCCTAATCTTCCTCGTCGTCGGCGTGCCCCTGCTCTGCGCGCAGAGGCGCAGCGAGCCGCCGGTTCGCGGTGATGTCGCGGCGGACGGTGCTTCGGTCATCGGCGTCGGCGGTATCCAGATCGTCGTGCTCGTGATGATCGCGATCGGTGCGATCTTCGGCACGGCCGAGATCACCGCCGTCGCCTTCGCGGAAGCGCAGGGACAGAAAGCCGCAGCGAGCCTGCCTCTGGCGGTCTACGCGACGGGCTCGCTGATCGTCGGCCTCGTCTTCGGGGCGTTGCGGCTCAAGGTTTCGCTCGCCATGCAGTTCCTTGCGGCGATCGCGCTGGCGGCGGCGACGACCTTGCCGCTGCTTGCCGTGACCGGACTTTATTCGCTGGCGCTGGTCTTCTTCATGGCCGGCGCGGCGGTCTCGCCGACGATCATCATCGCGATGGGGCTGGTCGAGCGCCTGGTGCCGGCGCGTCAGCTCACCGAGGGCATGACCTGGGCGATGACCGGCATCAGTATCGGCATGGCGGCTGGCGCCTCGGCTGCGGGCATCCTGATCGACGCCCATGGTGCCCAGAGCGGCTTCTGGATCTCGGTGGGGGCGGGTGTCGCTGCGCTGCTGGTCGTGCTGATCGGTTATGGCCGCCTGCTCGACGCGCGGCGCGAAACGCTGGTCTGCGAAGCCGCCTGA
- a CDS encoding TetR/AcrR family transcriptional regulator: MARRVRADMIAETRASLIAAAREAFGTVGYAAASMDEMTAAAGLTRGALYHHFGDKKGLFAAVIDQIDADMTVRLRAVSTRAPDRWTGFRDECAAYLAMALEPEMQRIMLRDGPAVLGDPWSWPIQNDCIRMMARSLDWLVAEGVLAPLDPEAVATLIFGATQHAAQWIAHAPDPEAALKGATDAFDAMLDGLLRKAT; encoded by the coding sequence ATGGCCCGCCGAGTTCGTGCCGACATGATCGCGGAGACCCGCGCCAGCCTGATCGCCGCCGCCCGCGAGGCGTTCGGCACGGTGGGCTATGCGGCCGCCTCGATGGACGAAATGACGGCTGCAGCCGGGCTGACGCGCGGCGCGCTCTATCACCATTTCGGCGACAAGAAGGGGCTGTTCGCGGCCGTGATCGACCAGATCGACGCGGACATGACCGTCAGGCTGCGTGCCGTCTCCACCAGGGCCCCGGATCGCTGGACCGGGTTCCGCGACGAATGCGCCGCCTATCTCGCCATGGCGCTGGAACCGGAAATGCAGCGCATCATGCTGCGCGACGGCCCGGCCGTGCTCGGCGATCCCTGGAGCTGGCCGATCCAGAACGACTGCATCCGGATGATGGCCCGGAGCCTCGACTGGCTCGTCGCCGAAGGCGTTCTGGCGCCGCTGGATCCGGAGGCGGTCGCGACACTGATCTTCGGCGCGACCCAGCATGCAGCGCAGTGGATCGCCCATGCGCCCGATCCGGAAGCGGCCCTCAAGGGCGCCACAGACGCCTTCGACGCGATGCTCGACGGGCTGCTGCGCAAAGCGACATGA
- the infC gene encoding translation initiation factor IF-3: MRRPYRAAPTPTKEGPRSNRDIRGVREVQLIDDTGANRGVVSFFDALKLAEDAGLDLVEIAPNSVPPVCKILDYGRFRFLEQKKASEARKKQRTIEIKEIKLRPGIDKHDYDVKMKAMHGFFEEGDKVKVTLRFRGREMAHQDLGVKVLERVKVDTAEIAKVESDWQLEGRQMVMVLAPR; the protein is encoded by the coding sequence ATTCGTCGTCCCTACCGCGCAGCCCCGACCCCGACCAAGGAAGGTCCCCGCTCGAACCGCGACATCCGCGGCGTTCGCGAGGTTCAGCTCATCGACGATACCGGCGCCAACCGTGGTGTCGTATCCTTTTTCGATGCGTTGAAGCTTGCCGAGGATGCCGGTCTCGACCTCGTCGAGATCGCCCCGAACTCCGTTCCGCCGGTCTGCAAGATCCTCGATTACGGTCGTTTCCGCTTTCTCGAGCAGAAGAAGGCCTCGGAGGCGCGCAAGAAGCAGCGCACCATCGAGATCAAGGAAATCAAGCTGCGCCCCGGCATCGACAAGCACGACTACGACGTGAAGATGAAGGCCATGCACGGCTTCTTCGAGGAAGGCGACAAGGTGAAGGTCACCCTGCGCTTCCGCGGCCGCGAGATGGCGCATCAGGACCTCGGCGTGAAGGTGCTGGAGCGCGTCAAGGTGGATACCGCCGAGATCGCCAAGGTCGAGAGCGACTGGCAGCTCGAAGGCCGCCAGATGGTCATGGTGCTCGCGCCCCGCTGA
- a CDS encoding glycosyltransferase family 4 protein → MSFQPGAHLSLPSTETHPLAGRTILQIIPELEAGGAERTAVDIAKGLTDAGARALVATEGGRLVAELQAKGGVWLPFPAASKNPVAMLLNIRKLAQLCRQEGVELIHARSRAPAWVALGAARLLKLPFVTTYHGSYNSRSAVKTLYNSVMARGDVVIANSHYTAGLIQAKHPVAGDRVRVVNRGTNFSAFAPAAVGAERVQALRKAWGVEPHQRIVLLPGRLTNWKGQRVLIEAARLMRDGGDTDTAFILAGDAQGRDGYVKELDTLIAKAGLEGRVKRVGHCADMPAAMLSAAVVAVPSTDPEAFGRVAVEAQAMGTPVVVSDLGAVPETVLAPPQVQPGERTGWRVPPGDAAALAAGLNEALALRPSARDALARRARVHVERHFSLEAMVAETLDVYCALLGR, encoded by the coding sequence ATGTCCTTCCAACCGGGTGCCCATCTTTCGCTGCCGTCGACCGAAACGCATCCGCTGGCGGGGCGGACGATCCTGCAGATCATTCCCGAGCTGGAAGCCGGCGGGGCCGAGCGCACCGCCGTCGATATCGCCAAGGGTCTGACCGATGCCGGTGCCCGCGCGCTGGTCGCGACCGAAGGTGGGCGCCTCGTCGCCGAATTGCAGGCCAAGGGCGGGGTCTGGCTGCCGTTCCCGGCCGCCTCCAAGAACCCGGTCGCCATGCTCCTCAACATCCGCAAGCTAGCGCAGCTTTGCCGGCAGGAGGGCGTGGAGCTGATCCATGCCCGCTCGCGTGCCCCGGCCTGGGTCGCGCTCGGCGCGGCGCGGCTGCTGAAGCTGCCCTTCGTCACCACCTATCACGGCTCCTACAACAGCCGCTCGGCGGTGAAGACGCTCTATAACTCGGTGATGGCGCGCGGCGACGTCGTCATAGCCAATTCCCACTACACGGCCGGCCTGATCCAGGCGAAGCATCCGGTGGCGGGCGACCGGGTCCGGGTCGTCAATCGCGGCACCAATTTCTCGGCCTTCGCGCCTGCTGCCGTCGGTGCGGAGCGGGTCCAGGCCTTGCGCAAGGCCTGGGGCGTCGAGCCTCATCAGCGCATCGTGCTGCTGCCCGGCCGACTCACCAACTGGAAGGGCCAGCGCGTGCTGATCGAGGCCGCGCGTCTGATGCGCGATGGCGGCGATACCGATACCGCCTTCATCCTCGCCGGCGATGCGCAGGGCAGGGACGGCTACGTCAAGGAGCTCGACACGCTGATCGCCAAGGCCGGGCTGGAAGGCCGCGTGAAGCGCGTCGGCCATTGCGCGGATATGCCGGCGGCGATGCTCTCGGCTGCGGTCGTCGCGGTGCCCTCGACCGATCCGGAAGCCTTCGGCCGCGTTGCGGTCGAGGCTCAGGCGATGGGCACGCCCGTCGTGGTCTCGGATCTCGGCGCCGTGCCGGAAACCGTGCTGGCGCCGCCGCAGGTCCAGCCCGGCGAGCGCACCGGCTGGCGCGTGCCGCCCGGCGATGCCGCAGCGCTGGCCGCCGGCCTCAACGAGGCATTGGCTTTGCGCCCCTCCGCGCGCGATGCGCTGGCACGGCGCGCACGCGTCCATGTCGAGCGGCATTTCTCGCTTGAGGCGATGGTCGCGGAAACCCTGGACGTCTATTGCGCGTTGCTGGGGCGTTGA